A genomic region of Streptomyces rimosus contains the following coding sequences:
- a CDS encoding MFS transporter, with amino-acid sequence MGGTTLIEQGRREGAPGPRPVWPGGDGPPPDTRRTPGLPVALPLALLPAALGPTVAVTALPEIAGELRGPEPVSWLLTAFLFAAAAGLPLHGKLGDVIGRRAALVLAALLFTAGSVLAGRAHTMGELTAFRALQGAGAGGLVVGVQAVLEGLVPPGVRGRALGVTGAVCGLVGAAGPLLGGYLTDHASWRWCFFSGVPFGVLALLVTAFVPRLPRPAVRRTADLTGVLLLAGCATCLVLLVSWGGTEHAWTSRTVLGLGLGALGTALLFVAVEYFAADPLLPLHLFRDAVFAVTGLVGAALGAALYGIAGYLPTFLPVTEGASPTRSGLLMLPLTAGLVLGAALSGLLARRTGSHRLFPVLGCALAGGAMWLLCRVPQHAGRPVHSLGTGVLGLGVGCVLPVLVLAVRSSVRRAGPAPAPGATPRRLGGSVAAGLFVTFLADRLAAHLAHHPAGTGRHAEPEALVPGLMSAVPAALHGSPAAAYAHTVPRVFLYLLPVLLLGLLLAVFRKENPLVSHTSHVPPAPHAPLPPPAGPREVAPVPQARTETAVPRAPERPDPAPAPYTPAAAPSVPDDPSVPGVPVSGTVRHRDGSTVPSAALTLIDTGGRQVGRGATGDDGRYALSTPGSGSYVLIASAGGHRPQAVAVTVGERPVGLDVVLGGAGRLAGAVTTADGIPVRDATVTLTDVRGEVVATARSGREGGYVLTELVAGDYTLAAGAPGYRPVALPVTAQAARETRQDIELSGGAVLRGTVRAGDGRPVGDARVTLLDAAGNVVDTATTGPDGLFRFVDLSAGEYTVIAAGYPPVATVLQVTGGGRTERDLQLGHGD; translated from the coding sequence GTGGGCGGTACCACCCTGATCGAACAGGGGCGGCGGGAGGGAGCACCGGGCCCGCGTCCGGTCTGGCCGGGCGGTGACGGCCCGCCCCCGGACACCCGCCGGACGCCGGGGCTCCCCGTCGCCCTGCCGCTGGCCCTGCTGCCCGCGGCCCTCGGCCCGACGGTCGCCGTCACCGCGCTCCCGGAGATCGCCGGCGAGCTGCGCGGCCCGGAGCCCGTGTCCTGGCTGCTGACCGCGTTCCTCTTCGCCGCCGCGGCCGGCCTGCCCCTGCACGGCAAGCTCGGCGACGTCATCGGCCGCCGGGCCGCCCTCGTCCTCGCGGCTCTCCTGTTCACCGCGGGCTCGGTACTGGCCGGCCGCGCGCACACGATGGGCGAACTGACGGCCTTCCGCGCCCTTCAGGGCGCCGGGGCCGGGGGACTGGTGGTCGGCGTCCAGGCGGTTCTCGAGGGGCTGGTTCCGCCGGGAGTACGGGGCCGGGCCCTGGGGGTGACGGGCGCCGTCTGCGGACTCGTCGGCGCGGCGGGGCCGTTGCTCGGCGGCTACCTCACCGATCACGCCTCCTGGCGCTGGTGCTTCTTCTCCGGCGTGCCGTTCGGCGTCCTCGCGCTGCTGGTGACCGCGTTCGTACCGAGGCTGCCGCGGCCCGCCGTGCGGCGCACGGCGGACCTGACGGGTGTGCTGCTGCTGGCCGGGTGCGCCACCTGCCTCGTGCTGCTGGTCAGCTGGGGCGGTACGGAACACGCCTGGACCTCGCGGACGGTCCTCGGGCTCGGGCTGGGCGCGCTCGGCACCGCCCTGCTCTTCGTCGCCGTCGAGTACTTCGCCGCCGACCCGCTGCTGCCGCTGCACCTCTTCCGGGACGCGGTGTTCGCCGTCACGGGGCTGGTCGGCGCGGCCCTGGGCGCCGCGCTCTACGGGATCGCGGGCTATCTGCCGACCTTCCTGCCGGTGACCGAAGGCGCGTCGCCCACCCGGTCCGGGCTGCTGATGCTGCCGCTGACGGCGGGGCTGGTGCTCGGCGCGGCCCTGAGCGGACTCCTTGCCCGCCGTACCGGCAGCCACCGCCTGTTCCCCGTCCTGGGCTGCGCGCTGGCGGGCGGGGCGATGTGGCTGCTGTGCCGGGTGCCGCAGCACGCCGGACGGCCGGTGCACAGCCTCGGGACGGGCGTGCTGGGCCTGGGCGTCGGCTGCGTGCTGCCGGTGCTCGTGCTGGCCGTACGCAGCTCCGTACGGCGTGCCGGGCCCGCCCCCGCCCCGGGCGCCACGCCGCGGCGCCTCGGCGGCAGTGTCGCCGCGGGCCTGTTCGTCACTTTCCTCGCCGACCGGCTGGCCGCGCACCTCGCCCACCACCCGGCCGGGACCGGCCGGCACGCCGAGCCGGAGGCGCTGGTTCCGGGGCTGATGAGCGCGGTGCCCGCGGCGCTGCACGGCAGCCCGGCCGCGGCCTACGCGCACACCGTGCCGCGGGTCTTCCTCTACCTCCTGCCGGTGCTCCTCCTGGGCCTGCTGCTCGCCGTCTTCCGGAAAGAGAACCCCCTGGTGTCCCACACCTCGCACGTCCCACCCGCCCCGCACGCCCCGCTTCCGCCACCCGCCGGGCCGCGGGAGGTGGCCCCGGTCCCGCAGGCACGTACGGAGACGGCCGTCCCCCGCGCGCCGGAGCGTCCGGACCCGGCCCCAGCGCCGTACACACCGGCCGCCGCCCCGTCCGTCCCCGACGACCCGTCCGTCCCCGGCGTCCCGGTGAGCGGCACGGTCCGGCACCGCGACGGCAGCACGGTGCCCAGCGCCGCCCTCACGCTCATCGACACCGGCGGACGCCAGGTGGGGCGCGGCGCGACCGGCGACGACGGCCGGTACGCGCTCAGCACGCCGGGCTCCGGCTCGTACGTACTGATCGCGTCGGCGGGCGGGCACCGGCCGCAGGCGGTCGCGGTCACGGTCGGCGAGCGGCCGGTCGGCCTGGACGTGGTGCTCGGCGGGGCCGGGCGGCTGGCCGGCGCGGTCACCACCGCCGACGGCATTCCCGTACGCGATGCCACGGTCACACTGACGGACGTGCGCGGCGAGGTCGTCGCCACCGCCCGCAGCGGACGCGAGGGCGGCTACGTCCTGACGGAACTGGTGGCCGGCGACTACACGCTGGCCGCCGGCGCCCCCGGCTACCGCCCCGTCGCCCTGCCGGTCACCGCCCAGGCGGCCCGAGAGACCCGGCAGGACATCGAGCTGTCGGGCGGCGCGGTGCTGCGCGGCACCGTACGGGCCGGTGACGGGCGCCCCGTCGGGGACGCCCGGGTCACGCTGCTGGACGCGGCCGGCAACGTGGTGGACACCGCGACCACAGGACCGGACGGGCTGTTCCGCTTCGTCGACCTGTCGGCGGGCGAGTACACCGTCATCGCGGCGGGTTATCCGCCGGTGGCGACCGTACTCCAGGTCACG
- a CDS encoding SRPBCC family protein: MGQVEATTQREIAADPEDVFDALADYSGTRGKLLPEHFSEYEVREGGDGKGTLVHWKLQATSKRVRDCLLEVDEPTDGQLVEKDRNSSMVTTWVVTPAGEGRAKVVVTTTWQGASGIGGFFERTFAPKGLGRIYDTVLANLAAETEKK; encoded by the coding sequence ATGGGCCAGGTCGAGGCCACCACGCAGCGCGAGATCGCGGCGGACCCGGAGGACGTGTTCGACGCGCTCGCCGACTACAGCGGCACGCGCGGCAAGCTGCTGCCCGAGCACTTCAGCGAGTACGAGGTGCGCGAGGGCGGCGACGGCAAGGGCACCCTCGTCCACTGGAAGCTCCAGGCGACGAGCAAGCGGGTGCGCGACTGCCTGCTGGAGGTCGACGAGCCGACCGACGGGCAGCTGGTGGAGAAGGACCGCAACTCCTCCATGGTGACGACCTGGGTGGTCACCCCGGCGGGCGAGGGCCGCGCCAAGGTGGTCGTCACCACGACCTGGCAGGGTGCGAGCGGCATCGGCGGCTTCTTCGAGCGGACGTTCGCGCCGAAGGGGCTGGGCCGCATCTACGACACGGTGCTCGCCAACCTCGCCGCGGAGACGGAGAAGAAGTAG
- a CDS encoding Rv2578c family radical SAM protein, which translates to MHWENLGEQSAALFGTDVVSRTVDTPEFRGITFHEVRARSIINQVPGASRMPFERTVNPYRGCSHACVYCFARKTHSYLDLDTGLGFDSQIVVKVNAPELLRRELAAPRWRGEHIAMGTNVDCYQRAEGRYQLMPGILTALRDRANPFSILTKGTLILRDLDLLRQAAAVTDVGVSVSVGFVDRELWRTVEPGTPAPERRLDVVRTLAHHGIPAGVLMAPVIPFLGDSPGQLRATVRAVAAAGATSVTPLVLHLRPGAREWFMAWLARHHPHLVRRYERMYADGAYAPKWYQRRITRQVHELADEYGIGPARAGEARRIDRPAPGPAPEHTQLALL; encoded by the coding sequence ATGCACTGGGAGAATCTGGGCGAGCAGTCCGCCGCCCTCTTCGGCACGGATGTCGTCAGCCGTACGGTCGACACCCCCGAATTCCGGGGGATCACCTTCCACGAGGTGCGCGCCCGCTCGATCATCAACCAGGTGCCCGGCGCCTCCCGCATGCCGTTCGAACGGACGGTGAACCCGTACCGGGGCTGCTCCCATGCCTGTGTCTACTGTTTCGCGCGCAAGACCCACAGCTATCTCGACCTCGACACCGGGCTGGGCTTCGACTCGCAGATCGTGGTGAAGGTCAACGCGCCCGAGCTGCTGCGGCGCGAGCTGGCCGCGCCCCGCTGGCGCGGCGAGCACATAGCCATGGGCACCAACGTCGACTGCTATCAGCGCGCCGAGGGCCGCTACCAGCTCATGCCCGGCATCCTCACGGCCCTGCGCGATCGCGCCAACCCCTTCTCCATCCTCACCAAGGGCACGCTGATCCTGCGCGACCTCGACCTGCTGCGGCAGGCCGCAGCGGTCACCGACGTCGGCGTCTCGGTCTCGGTCGGCTTCGTCGACCGGGAACTGTGGCGCACCGTCGAGCCCGGCACACCCGCGCCGGAACGCCGCCTGGACGTCGTGCGCACCCTGGCCCACCACGGCATCCCGGCCGGCGTGCTGATGGCACCGGTGATCCCCTTCCTCGGCGACTCCCCCGGCCAACTGCGCGCGACCGTGCGGGCCGTCGCCGCCGCCGGCGCCACCTCCGTGACCCCGCTCGTCCTGCACCTGCGCCCCGGCGCCCGCGAGTGGTTCATGGCCTGGCTGGCCCGGCACCACCCGCATCTCGTGCGCCGCTACGAGCGGATGTACGCGGACGGCGCATACGCCCCCAAGTGGTACCAGCGCCGGATCACCCGCCAGGTGCACGAGCTGGCGGACGAGTACGGCATCGGCCCGGCCCGCGCCGGGGAGGCCCGGCGCATCGACCGGCCGGCTCCCGGCCCCGCCCCCGAGCACACGCAGCTCGCGCTGCTGTGA
- a CDS encoding MerR family transcriptional regulator — protein sequence MRIGELAAVTGVSSRALRHYEGAGLITSVRADNGYRVYDAGAAVRVRNIRHLLDAGLTLTDVSCFTACLDGDMTTAPPSAEGLRIARERLAVIDERIAAQTRARDRLAQALATAEA from the coding sequence GTGCGGATCGGCGAGCTGGCCGCGGTGACGGGGGTGTCCTCGCGGGCCTTGCGGCATTACGAAGGGGCGGGACTGATCACATCGGTCCGCGCGGACAACGGCTATCGGGTGTACGACGCGGGCGCCGCCGTCCGCGTGCGCAACATCCGCCATCTGCTGGACGCGGGACTGACCCTGACCGACGTGAGCTGCTTCACGGCCTGTCTGGACGGGGACATGACGACGGCGCCGCCGTCGGCGGAGGGGCTGCGCATAGCCCGTGAGCGGCTCGCCGTCATCGACGAGCGGATAGCCGCCCAGACCCGGGCCCGGGACCGGCTCGCCCAGGCCCTCGCCACGGCGGAGGCGTAG
- a CDS encoding SDR family NAD(P)-dependent oxidoreductase, which translates to MRTQQPRGRQQERGRVVVVTGAGTGIGRATARRFAAGGDRVVAVGRRSGPLAEAAEGYGAIEPYVADITADGAAEEIVGHAVRRHGRVDVLVNNAGIVGSGGLGTLTRERIEPQLATNLVAPVLLTQAALPHLEETGGVVVNISTSVGQRAWPGNAVYGATKAGLELLTRSWAVELAPRGIRVVGVAPGAVDTPIGEHQGLTAEQRAAVREWQVGHTPLGRVGRPEEVAWAVVQLASAEASFVTGVILPVDGGAVVA; encoded by the coding sequence ATGAGGACGCAACAGCCGCGTGGGCGGCAGCAGGAGCGGGGCCGTGTCGTTGTGGTGACGGGCGCGGGGACCGGGATCGGGCGGGCCACGGCGCGGCGGTTCGCGGCAGGAGGGGACCGGGTGGTCGCGGTGGGGCGGCGGTCCGGGCCGCTGGCCGAGGCTGCTGAAGGGTACGGGGCGATCGAGCCGTACGTCGCCGACATCACCGCCGACGGGGCCGCCGAGGAGATCGTCGGGCACGCGGTACGGCGCCACGGGCGGGTGGACGTGCTGGTCAACAACGCCGGGATCGTGGGGAGCGGGGGCCTCGGGACGCTGACCCGGGAGCGGATCGAGCCGCAGCTCGCGACGAACCTGGTGGCGCCGGTGCTGCTGACGCAGGCGGCGCTGCCGCACCTGGAGGAGACCGGCGGCGTGGTGGTGAACATCAGCACCTCGGTCGGGCAGCGGGCCTGGCCCGGGAACGCGGTCTACGGCGCCACCAAGGCCGGGCTCGAACTGCTCACCCGCAGCTGGGCGGTGGAACTGGCGCCGCGCGGCATCCGGGTCGTGGGCGTCGCTCCCGGCGCGGTCGACACCCCCATCGGGGAGCACCAGGGGCTGACCGCCGAGCAGCGGGCGGCGGTGCGGGAGTGGCAGGTCGGGCACACGCCGCTGGGACGGGTCGGGCGGCCGGAGGAGGTCGCGTGGGCCGTGGTGCAGCTCGCCTCGGCGGAGGCGTCGTTCGTGACCGGAGTGATCCTTCCGGTGGACGGCGGGGCGGTGGTGGCCTGA
- a CDS encoding GNAT family N-acetyltransferase, producing the protein MTADDVDAVAVIRTRGWQAAYAGLIPQAYLDGLNPAEDAERRRALFAAAPPEVVDLVAERDGGLVGWAAFGPARGQDEGPRRPPGGELYALYLSPEHIGTGIGHALMDACLLRAAQQGFPEVDGTPTLRTPPSPPAPPAPPAAPARPLPPRPAVGDRGPR; encoded by the coding sequence ATGACAGCGGACGACGTGGACGCGGTGGCGGTCATCCGGACACGCGGCTGGCAGGCCGCCTACGCGGGGCTGATACCGCAGGCGTACCTGGACGGGCTGAACCCGGCCGAGGATGCGGAACGACGGCGCGCGCTCTTCGCCGCGGCACCGCCCGAGGTGGTCGATCTCGTGGCGGAGCGGGACGGCGGCCTCGTCGGCTGGGCCGCTTTCGGACCGGCCCGCGGGCAGGACGAAGGCCCGCGGAGACCGCCCGGGGGCGAGCTGTACGCCCTCTACCTGTCTCCGGAGCACATCGGAACGGGAATCGGCCACGCGCTGATGGACGCCTGTCTGCTGCGGGCCGCGCAGCAGGGGTTCCCCGAGGTGGACGGCACCCCCACCCTCAGGACCCCGCCCTCTCCCCCGGCTCCTCCTGCACCCCCAGCCGCGCCAGCGAGGCCGCTGCCGCCGCGGCCAGCCGTGGGTGATCGCGGGCCGCGGTGA
- a CDS encoding HEAT repeat domain-containing protein — protein sequence MEDEFHELTDRVRAELRSPQDLVAYERLLGLARKNTPAGREELARVLTAVERPLWAREIAAFILGSAGDRRAFETLILLLNYRDPVRCATAAHALGRLGDPRTARAAAALATNPLRTAYALHPVRLLAELRAPESVPALIATLERLLTPHNPYWRVALACVEGLGALGDRRAVPVLTAARDHPRLAAAAAASLARLGVQEEPGERAGS from the coding sequence ATGGAAGATGAATTCCACGAGTTGACGGACCGGGTGCGCGCCGAACTCCGCTCCCCGCAGGATCTCGTCGCCTACGAGCGGCTCCTCGGGCTGGCGCGCAAGAACACCCCGGCGGGGCGCGAGGAACTGGCCCGGGTGCTCACCGCGGTCGAGCGCCCGCTGTGGGCGCGGGAGATCGCGGCGTTCATCCTGGGGAGTGCGGGCGACCGCCGGGCCTTCGAAACCCTGATCCTGCTCCTCAACTACCGCGACCCGGTGCGCTGCGCCACCGCCGCGCACGCCCTCGGCCGCCTCGGCGACCCGCGCACCGCCCGCGCCGCCGCCGCCCTCGCCACCAACCCCCTGCGCACCGCCTACGCCCTGCACCCGGTCCGTCTCCTGGCCGAACTCCGCGCCCCCGAATCCGTCCCCGCCCTGATAGCGACTCTGGAACGTCTCCTCACCCCGCACAACCCGTACTGGCGCGTCGCCCTGGCCTGCGTGGAGGGCCTGGGCGCCCTGGGCGACCGACGCGCGGTCCCGGTCCTCACCGCGGCCCGCGATCACCCACGGCTGGCCGCGGCGGCAGCGGCCTCGCTGGCGCGGCTGGGGGTGCAGGAGGAGCCGGGGGAGAGGGCGGGGTCCTGA
- a CDS encoding 3-hydroxyacyl-CoA dehydrogenase family protein: MDPQSTPGRTADAATVSQVSPTSSPPAAPRTPATVAVVGLGTMGTGIAEVLTRAGREVIGIDIDDTAARRAVATLEASTARAVRRERVTERERQDALARFRTFRDLQAAAEADLVIEVVPEDYELKRQVFAELDGIVRPDAILATGTNALSVTRLAADSRHPERVLGLHFFNPAPAMKLVEVVSCVLTAPTAVTAVTELARELGKDPIAVGDRPGFVADGLLFGYLNQAAAMYESRYATREDIDAAMKLGCGLPMGPLALLDLIGVDTARTVLEAMYAASHDRLHAPAPILGQLAEAGLTGRKAGRGFYTYEAPGSAAVVPDVHSPAGTHEPTAGRTVRGVGVAGSGTMASGIAEVFAKAGFPVVLAARSLEKAEAAKARVAKSLDRSVKKGRLTAEARQAALDAITPAGTLDALADVDLAIEAVAEDLEVKRQLFATLDKVCKPGAVLATTTSSLPVVACARATSRPQDVIGMHFFNPAPAMKLVEVVRTVLTADDVHATVRAVCARVRKHPVDCGDRAGFIVNALLFPYLNNAVKMVQEHYATPDDIDAAMKLGGGYPMGPFELLDVVGLDVSLAIEKVLHAEFRDPGLAPAPLLEHLVAAGCLGRKTGRGFREYARR, encoded by the coding sequence ATGGACCCTCAGTCCACACCTGGCCGCACGGCCGACGCCGCCACCGTTTCCCAGGTCTCCCCCACCTCTTCACCCCCCGCCGCGCCCCGAACGCCCGCCACCGTGGCCGTCGTCGGCCTCGGCACGATGGGCACCGGCATAGCCGAGGTGCTCACCCGCGCCGGCCGCGAGGTGATCGGCATCGACATCGACGACACCGCCGCCCGCCGCGCCGTCGCGACCCTGGAGGCGTCCACCGCGCGGGCGGTGCGCCGGGAGCGCGTCACCGAGCGCGAGCGGCAGGACGCCCTGGCCCGCTTCCGTACGTTCCGCGATCTCCAGGCCGCCGCCGAAGCGGACCTCGTCATCGAGGTCGTGCCGGAGGACTACGAGCTCAAGCGGCAGGTCTTCGCCGAGCTGGACGGCATCGTGCGGCCCGACGCCATCCTCGCCACCGGCACCAACGCGCTGTCCGTGACCCGCCTGGCGGCCGACTCCCGCCACCCGGAACGCGTCCTGGGCCTGCACTTCTTCAACCCGGCGCCGGCCATGAAGCTGGTCGAGGTGGTCTCCTGCGTGCTGACCGCGCCGACCGCCGTCACGGCCGTCACCGAGCTGGCGCGCGAGCTGGGCAAGGACCCGATCGCGGTCGGCGACCGGCCCGGCTTCGTCGCCGACGGGCTGCTGTTCGGCTACCTGAACCAGGCCGCCGCGATGTACGAGTCCCGGTACGCGACCCGCGAGGACATCGACGCCGCGATGAAGCTGGGCTGCGGCCTGCCGATGGGCCCGCTGGCGCTGCTCGACCTGATCGGCGTGGACACCGCCCGTACGGTCCTGGAGGCCATGTACGCCGCCTCCCACGACCGGCTGCACGCGCCCGCGCCGATCCTCGGCCAGCTCGCCGAGGCGGGGCTGACCGGCCGCAAGGCGGGCCGCGGCTTCTACACGTACGAGGCGCCGGGCAGCGCGGCCGTCGTGCCGGACGTCCACTCGCCCGCCGGGACCCACGAACCGACCGCCGGGCGCACGGTGCGCGGCGTCGGCGTGGCCGGGTCGGGGACGATGGCGAGCGGGATCGCCGAGGTCTTCGCCAAGGCCGGCTTCCCGGTGGTGCTGGCGGCCCGCAGCCTGGAGAAGGCCGAGGCGGCCAAGGCGCGCGTCGCCAAGTCGCTGGACCGCTCGGTGAAGAAGGGGCGGCTGACCGCCGAGGCGCGGCAGGCCGCCCTCGACGCGATCACCCCCGCCGGGACGCTGGACGCGCTGGCCGACGTGGACCTGGCGATCGAGGCGGTCGCCGAGGACCTGGAGGTCAAGCGGCAGCTGTTCGCCACGCTGGACAAGGTGTGCAAGCCGGGCGCCGTCCTGGCCACCACGACCTCCTCGCTGCCCGTGGTGGCCTGCGCGCGGGCCACCTCGCGCCCGCAGGACGTGATCGGGATGCACTTCTTCAACCCGGCGCCGGCCATGAAGCTGGTCGAGGTCGTGCGGACGGTGCTGACCGCGGACGATGTGCACGCGACCGTGCGCGCGGTGTGCGCCCGGGTCCGCAAGCACCCGGTGGACTGCGGCGACCGGGCCGGGTTCATCGTCAACGCCCTGCTGTTCCCGTACCTGAACAACGCGGTCAAGATGGTGCAGGAGCACTACGCGACGCCGGACGACATCGACGCCGCGATGAAGCTCGGCGGCGGCTACCCGATGGGCCCGTTCGAACTGCTCGACGTGGTGGGCCTGGACGTGTCGCTGGCCATCGAGAAGGTGCTGCACGCCGAGTTCCGCGACCCGGGCCTGGCACCGGCCCCGCTGCTGGAACACCTCGTCGCCGCGGGCTGCCTGGGCCGCAAGACCGGCCGCGGCTTCCGTGAGTACGCCCGGCGCTGA
- a CDS encoding TetR family transcriptional regulator, whose product MSQPARTQPSDGTEPTTPGTRRAAAQRLKMRRELAAAAMELFAAKGYEATTVDEIAAAAGVARRTFFRHFRSKEEAIFPDHDDTLVRAEAVLDAAPPHEHPLDTVCRGIKEVMRMYAASPAVSVARYRLTREVPTLREAEIASVARYERLFTRYLLGHFDEGAHHEGDDDPLLAEVAASAVVTAHNHVLRRWLRAGAEGDVEAQLDHAFAIVRATFGTGIGAGRGRGGEARQEPPARAARQGEVLVTVARTDAPLDEVMRTIEKALKQRS is encoded by the coding sequence ATGTCCCAGCCCGCCCGTACGCAGCCGTCCGACGGAACCGAACCGACCACCCCCGGCACCCGCCGGGCCGCCGCCCAACGCCTGAAGATGCGCCGCGAACTGGCGGCCGCCGCGATGGAACTGTTCGCTGCCAAGGGCTACGAGGCGACGACGGTCGACGAGATCGCTGCCGCGGCCGGTGTCGCCCGCCGCACGTTCTTCCGCCACTTCCGCTCCAAGGAAGAGGCGATCTTTCCCGACCACGACGACACCCTCGTACGGGCCGAGGCCGTCCTGGACGCGGCGCCGCCGCACGAGCACCCGCTCGACACGGTCTGCCGCGGCATCAAGGAGGTCATGCGGATGTACGCGGCCTCCCCCGCCGTCTCCGTGGCCCGCTACCGGCTGACCCGCGAGGTGCCCACCCTCCGCGAGGCCGAGATCGCCTCGGTGGCCCGCTACGAGCGGCTCTTCACCCGCTACCTCCTCGGCCACTTCGACGAGGGCGCCCACCACGAGGGCGACGACGACCCGCTGCTCGCGGAGGTCGCCGCGTCCGCCGTCGTCACCGCGCACAACCACGTGCTGCGGCGCTGGCTGCGGGCGGGCGCGGAGGGGGACGTGGAGGCGCAGCTCGACCACGCCTTCGCGATCGTCCGCGCGACCTTCGGCACGGGCATCGGCGCGGGCCGCGGCCGGGGCGGCGAGGCGCGCCAGGAGCCCCCGGCGCGGGCGGCGCGGCAGGGCGAGGTCCTGGTGACCGTGGCCCGTACGGACGCCCCGCTGGACGAGGTCATGCGCACGATCGAGAAGGCGCTGAAGCAGCGCTCCTGA
- the ccrA gene encoding crotonyl-CoA carboxylase/reductase has product MNQILDAILAPESTREDFAALPLPDSYRAVTVHKDEADMFDGLPTKEKDPRKSLHVEEVPVPELGPGEALVAVMASSVNYNSVWTSIFEPMSTFGFLERYGKLSPLTKRHDLPYHVIGSDLAGVVLRTGPGVNSWKPGDEVVAHCLSVELESADGHNDTMLDPEQRIWGFETNFGGLAEIALVKSNQLMPKPDHLSWEEAAAPGLVNSTAYRQLVSRNGAGMKQGDNVLIWGASGGLGSYATQFALAGGANPICVVSSDQKAEICRKMGAEAIIDRNAEGYKFWKDEHSQDPREWKRFGKRIRELTGGEDVDIVFEHPGRETFGASVYVTRKGGTIVTCASTSGYTHEYDNRYLWMSLKRIVGSHFANYREAWEANRLIAKGKIHPTLSKTYSLEETGQAAYDVHRNLHQGKVGVLALAPEEGMGVRDAEMRAKHIDAINRFRNV; this is encoded by the coding sequence GTGAACCAGATACTTGACGCGATCCTCGCGCCAGAGAGCACCCGCGAAGACTTCGCCGCTCTGCCCCTGCCCGACTCCTACCGCGCGGTGACCGTGCACAAGGACGAGGCCGACATGTTCGACGGCCTGCCCACCAAGGAGAAGGACCCCCGCAAGTCGCTGCACGTGGAGGAGGTGCCGGTGCCCGAACTGGGCCCCGGCGAGGCCCTGGTGGCCGTCATGGCCTCCTCGGTGAACTACAACAGCGTCTGGACCTCGATCTTCGAGCCGATGTCCACCTTCGGCTTCCTGGAGCGCTACGGAAAGCTGTCGCCGCTGACCAAGCGCCACGACCTGCCGTACCACGTCATCGGCTCCGACCTGGCGGGCGTCGTGCTGCGCACCGGGCCCGGCGTGAACTCCTGGAAGCCCGGCGACGAGGTCGTCGCGCACTGTCTGTCCGTCGAGCTGGAGTCCGCCGACGGGCACAACGACACGATGCTCGACCCCGAGCAGCGCATCTGGGGCTTCGAGACCAACTTCGGCGGCCTGGCCGAGATCGCGCTCGTCAAGTCCAACCAGCTGATGCCCAAGCCGGATCACCTGAGCTGGGAGGAGGCGGCGGCGCCCGGGCTGGTCAACTCCACCGCGTACCGCCAGCTGGTCTCGCGCAACGGCGCCGGCATGAAGCAGGGCGACAACGTGCTGATCTGGGGTGCCAGCGGCGGACTCGGCTCGTACGCCACGCAGTTCGCGCTGGCCGGCGGCGCCAACCCGATCTGCGTGGTCTCCAGCGACCAGAAGGCGGAGATCTGCCGGAAGATGGGCGCCGAGGCGATCATCGACCGGAACGCCGAGGGGTACAAGTTCTGGAAGGACGAGCACAGCCAGGACCCGCGCGAGTGGAAGCGGTTCGGCAAGCGCATCCGCGAGCTGACCGGCGGCGAGGATGTCGACATCGTCTTCGAGCACCCGGGGCGCGAGACGTTCGGCGCGAGCGTGTACGTCACGCGCAAGGGCGGCACGATCGTCACCTGCGCCTCCACCTCCGGGTACACCCACGAGTACGACAACCGCTACCTGTGGATGTCGCTGAAGCGCATCGTGGGCTCGCACTTCGCCAACTACCGCGAGGCGTGGGAGGCCAACCGCCTGATCGCCAAGGGCAAGATCCACCCGACGCTGTCGAAGACGTACTCCCTGGAGGAGACCGGGCAGGCGGCGTACGACGTGCACCGCAACCTCCACCAGGGCAAGGTCGGCGTGCTCGCGCTGGCCCCCGAGGAGGGCATGGGCGTGCGCGACGCGGAGATGCGGGCCAAGCACATCGACGCCATCAACCGCTTCCGGAACGTCTGA